From the Quercus lobata isolate SW786 chromosome 6, ValleyOak3.0 Primary Assembly, whole genome shotgun sequence genome, one window contains:
- the LOC115994182 gene encoding cation/H(+) antiporter 19-like codes for MATPNGTTMACPAPMKATSNGAFQGDDPLDFALPLLILQICLVIVLTRALAYILKPIRQPRVIAEIIGGVLLGPSAIGRSKSFLHTVFPTRSMTVLDTIANIGLLFFLFLVGLELDMSSIRRTGRKALGIALAGISLPFVLGIGTSFVLRSTISEGVSKAPFLVFMGVAMSITAFPVLARILAELKLLTTDIGRIAMSAAAVNDVAAWVLLALAIAISGSDDSPIIALWVLLCGAAFIIVAFFVLRPGLALMARRSLEGEPVKEIHICITLSLVLAAGFVTDTIGIHALFGAFVVGIMVPKEGPFAGILIEKIEDLVSGIFLPLYFVSSGLKTNVATISGATSWGLLVLVIFTACLGKILGTFIVSRLCKVPLRESLALAFLMNTKGLVELIVLNIGKDRKVLNDQTFAIMVLMALFTTFITTPIVTAVYKPARKAAPYKHRTVKRKDINTEFRILACFHSTRNIPTIINLVESSRGTHRQKLCVYAIHLMELSERSSAISMIHKARSNGLPFWNKKHENKDQMVIAFEAYRQLSSVIVRPMTAISALSNIHEDICTSAAQKRVAIILIPFHKHQRLDGTMESLGHSFQLVNKRVLHHAPCSVGILVDRGFGGTTQVSASNVSYKIVVPFFGGPDDREALAYGMRMAEHPGILLNVIRFVPSPGKSLKFDKSGIEDNVDHEEDELMLSEFKSAHSNKEKESSNLYEEMLVENKTEVVDALQALNKYNLFLVGRMAPTVPLVNKTDCPELGPVGSFLASSEFSTTASVLVVQQYNPFTNLHPLVEEQAYYGETSSMPDSPHGVPPV; via the exons ATGGCAACACCCAATGGAACTACAATGGCTTGCCCGGCACCGATGAAGGCAACATCAAATGGAGCGTTCCAAGGTGACGATCCACTGGATTTTGCGCTTCCCTTGCTTATTCTCCAGATATGTTTGGTCATAGTTCTTACCAGAGCGCTTGCATATATTCTTAAACCAATCAGACAACCTAGGGTCATTGCAGAGATCATT GGAGGAGTATTGCTTGGGCCGTCAGCAATAGGGCGGAGCAAGTCATTTCTCCACACGGTTTTCCCTACAAGGAGCATGACAGTCTTGGACACCATAGCCAACATTGGcctcctcttcttcttgtttCTGGTGGGTCTTGAGCTTGACATGAGTTCAATTCGTCGTACCGGGAGAAAGGCGTTGGGAATAGCCCTTGCGGGAATCAGCCTTCCCTTCGTCCTTGGAATCGGGACATCGTTTGTTCTTCGTTCCACCATATCTGAAGGAGTATCCAAAGCCCCATTCCTGGTCTTCATGGGCGTTGCAATGTCAATCACTGCATTTCCTGTCCTAGCTCGTATCCTAGCCGAGCTCAAACTTCTCACCACAGACATTGGCCGCATTGCTATGTCAGCTGCTGCTGTAAACGACGTTGCTGCATGGGTACTTCTTGCACTTGCAATTGCTATTTCAGGCTCAGACGACTCTCCAATCATTGCCCTTTGGGTTCTACTCTGTGGTGCTGCCTTTATAATCGttgctttctttgttttaaGACCCGGGCTTGCCTTAATGGCTCGTCGCTCTCTTGAGGGCGAGCCTGTGAAGGAGATCCACATATGCATCACATTGTCACTTGTATTGGCTGCTGGTTTTGTCACGGACACTATTGGCATACACGCACTTTTTGGGGCTTTTGTGGTGGGAATTATGGTACCAAAGGAAGGCCCTTTTGCTGGGATACTTATAGAGAAGATTGAGGATCTTGTAtcaggaattttcttgccactCTACTTCGTCTCCAGTGGGCTTAAGACCAATGTTGCAACCATAAGTGGAGCGACTTCATGGGGTTTGCTAGTACTTGTTATATTCACCGCATGTCTTGGGAAGATCCTTGGAACTTTCATTGTTTCACGATTATGTAAGGTGCCTTTGAGGGAATCTTTGGCTCTTGCATTTCTTATGAACACCAAGGGTTTGGTAGAGCTCATTGTCCTCAACATTGGGAAGGACCGAAAG GTGCTGAACGATCAGACATTTGCTATCATGGTTCTAATGGCGTTGTTCACCACCTTCATCACCACCCCAATTGTCACGGCTGTTTATAAGCCAGCTCGAAAGGCAGCCCCTTACAAGCACCGTACTGTCAAACGCAAAGATATCAACACAGAGTTCCGAATTCTAGCATGTTTTCATAGCACTCGCAACATCCCCACCATAATCAATCTCGTCGAGTCGTCTCGTGGAACACATAGACAAAAGCTTTGTGTATATGCCATTCACCTCATGGAGCTTTCAGAACGATCTTCAGCAATCTCAATGATTCACAAAGCACGCAGCAATGGTCTCCCATTCTGGAATAAGAAACATGAGAACAAAGATCAGATGGTTATTGCGTTTGAGGCTTATCGGCAGCTTAGCAGCGTAATTGTACGACCCATGACTGCAATCTCCGCTCTCAGTAATATTCATGAAGACATTTGCACTAGTGCAGCCCAAAAGCGAGTGGCCATAATTCTGATACCATTTCACAAGCACCAACGTTTAGATGGAACTATGGAGTCACTGGGACACTCTTTCCAGTTGGTGAACAAGCGTGTTCTCCACCATGCCCCTTGCTCTGTAGGAATTCTGGTCGACCGCGGCTTTGGAGGAACCACCCAAGTCTCTGCTAGTAATGTTTCCTACAAG ATAGTGGTGCCCTTTTTTGGGGGACCCGACGACCGTGAAGCACTGGCTTATGGCATGAGGATGGCTGAGCACCCTGGAATATTGCTCAATGTTATCAGATTTGTTCCCTCGCCTGGAAAATCACTGAAATTTGATAAGTCGGGAATTGAAGACAATGTGGATCATGAGGAGGATGAGCTGATGTTGTCAGAGTTCAAAAGCGCACACAGCAACAAGGAGAAGGAGTCGTCAAATTTGTACGAGGAAATGTTGGTCGAAAACAAGACTGAGGTGGTGGACGCATTACAAGCCTTGAACAAGTACAATCTGTTCTTGGTGGGAAGAATGGCCCCAACAGTACCCTTGGTGAACAAAACCGATTGTCCAGAGTTGGGACCAGTGGGAAGCTTTTTAGCATCTTCAGAATTTTCCACCACGGCATCGGTTTTGGTGGTTCAACAGTATAATCCCTTTACAAATCTTCATCCACTCGTGGAGGAACAAGCTTATTATGGAGAAACCTCTAGCATGCCTGATTCACCTCATGGGGTACCGCCAGTGTAA
- the LOC115950795 gene encoding 50S ribosomal protein L18, chloroplastic, with protein MLTSISFLQSASASASALASSQQLWMGPKLLTAASSSTQRVSPSPSLVIQAKAKTRREDRTARHIRIRKKVEGTTERPRLCVFRSNKHLYVQVIDDTKMHTLASASTMQKPISEEFDYSAGPTIDVAKKVGEVIAKSCLEKGITKVAFDRGGYPYHGRVEALANAARENGLQF; from the exons ATGTTGacttccatttcattccttcaGAGTGCGAGTGCGAGTGCGAGTGCATTGGCATCTTCGCAACAGCTATGGATGGGGCCTAAGTTACTGACCgctgcttcttcttctaccCAAAGGGTATCTCCTTCTCCATCTCTTGTTATTCAAGCTAAAGCCAAAACCAGAAGAGAAGACAGGACCGCTCGCCATATTCGCATTAGAAAGAAG GTTGAAGGGACAACGGAACGGCCAAGGTTGTGTGTCTTCCGCTCCAACAAGCATCTTTACGTCCAGGTGATTGATGACACCAAGATGCACACGCTTGCTTCGGCTTCAACAATGCAGAAACCCATCTCTGAGGAGTTCGACTATAGTGCTGGACCCACTATT GATGTGGCAAAGAAGGTGGGTGAAGTCATTGCAAAGTCCTGTTTGGAGAAAGGAATCACAAAAGTGGCCTTTGACCGAGGTGGATACCCATACCATGGACGTGTCGAAGCCCTTGCTAATGCAGCTCGGGAAAATGGGCTTCAGTTCTGA
- the LOC115949875 gene encoding uncharacterized protein LOC115949875 codes for MSTVAFKSVKPLNYMISYSCHFSNLIMKPAELLKIECVLCDQIPVVRRFTGGGTVVVDPSTIFVTFICNKDAVAGLQPYPQPIMSWTGALYNKVFQGIGDFHLRENGNCTLHNTNYVFGDRKFGGNAQSITKNRWIHHTSFLWDYEVRNMAYLKLPARAPEYRLCYFEKAIYGNIVKQFA; via the exons ATGAGCACAGTTGCATTTAAATCAGTTAAGCCTCTGAATTATATGATTAGTTATAGTTGTCACTTTTCTAATTTGATAAT gaagcCTGCAGAGCTTCTCAAAATTGAATGTGTGTTATGTGATCAGATTCCAGTTGTGAGAAGGTTTACTGGGGGAGGTACTGTTGTCGTTGATCCCAGCACAATATTTGTCACTTTCATATGCAATAAGGATGCTGTTGCTGGCTTACAACCATATCCTCAACCTATTATGTCTTGGACTGGTGCGTTGTACAACAAAGTTTTCCAAGGAATTGGGGATTTCCACCTTCGTGAAAATGGTAACTGCACACTTCACAATACCA ATTATGTATTTGGTGACCGCAAGTTTGGTGGAAATGCTCAATCAATTACTAAAAACCGGTGGATCCACCACACATCTTTTTTATGGGACTATGAGGTTAGAAACATGGCTTACTTGAAACTTCCTGCAAGAGCTCCCGAATATCGACTG TGCTATTTTGAGAAGGCAATATATGGGAACATTGTGAAACAATTTGCATGA